In the Mesorhizobium sp. M1D.F.Ca.ET.043.01.1.1 genome, ATCGTTCGATGAGACATGTGATTTTCGGAGGCGACGGTTTCGTCGGCCGTCACCTTGCCCCCAAGCTTGCCGATGTCGGCGAGAACGTCGTTGTCGCCGACATCGTCAAGAGCGACCTGCCGCACTATCGTTCGGTGCGCTTTATCACTTGCGACGTGACCGATCCGGCTTCGGTCGCTGCAGTCGGCCTCAGGGCCGACGACATGGTCTACAATCTGTCGGCCAAGATGCTGTCGCCGATCCAGGTGCGCGCCAGGCGGCACGACTTCTTCTTCCCGGTGAATTTCCACGGCACCGAGCACATCATCCAGGCGATGGACATGGCCGGCGCCTCGAAGCTGGTGCACTACACGACCGACATGATCTACGGCCATACGGTGGTGCTGCCGATGACCGAGGAGCACCCGGTGGCGCCGCTCGGCGAATATGGCCTGTCGAAGCTCAGGACCGAGGAGCTCGCCGCCGAATGGCGCAAGCGCGGCATGTCGATCTCGCTGTTCAGGCCGCGCCTGATCATCGGCCCCGGGCGCCTAGGCATCCTGGAAAAGCTCTTCAAGCTGATCGATTGGAACCTGCCGGTGCCGATGATCGGCTCCGGCCGGAACCCCTACCAGTTCATCTCGGTGTTCGACTGCGCCGAGGCGGCGCGCGCGGCCTGGAAGGCCGGCGTGCCGAACGAGGCCTATAATCTTGGCTCGCTCAATCCGCCGCCGGTGAGAAAGCTGCTCGGCGACCTGATCCGCCATGCCGGCTCGAGATCGATTCTGCTGCCGACGCCGGGCTGGGCGGTCAAGCGCACGCTGGACCTGCTCGACCAGTTGAACATGCCGATCATGGATCCGGAGCAATACCTGATCGCCGATGAGGACTGCGTGCTCGACGTGTCCAAGGCCGAGCGCCAGCTCGGCTGGGTGCCGCAATATCGCGACGAGGACATGCTGATCGCCGCCTACAGCGAATACCGCGCCAAGAAGGACGGCCACGCCGTCGCCACCGAACAGGTTCCTGCCGAATAAGGCGACGAAGGGAGATTTTCGAGATGACCGTCATGGCCAAGCCGGAACACAAGGGCACGCGCGCGCTGGTCGAGGCGCCGGCGCTGTCGCCCGCCACCATCGCCAAGCCCGACCTGATCAGCGTCGAGCAGGCCAAGGCGATGGACGTCGCCCGCATCACCGGCCTGTTCAAGGCGCATCTCAATCCGGGCCAGCTGCATTTCATGAAGCTGCTCGGCTTCCACAAGGTCAAGGTCGAGCGCGCCGAAGGCATGTTCTACATCGACCAGAACGGCCGCGAGATACTCGACTTCTTCGGCGGCTTCGGTTCGCTGGCCTTCGGCCACAACCATCCGCGCATCCTGGAAGCGCGCAAGAAATTCCAGGAGGAGAAGCGCCAGGAGATCGCCATCGCCTTCATGTCGCAATATGCGGCGGCGCTCGCGCACAACATCGCCAAGTGCTCGCCCGGCGATCTCGACATGGTGTTCCTCGGCTCGTCGGGTTCGGAAGCCATGGAAGCGGCGGTGAAGCTCGCCGAACGCGCCGCCGGCCCGAAGCGGCCGAAGATCGTCTATGCGGAGAACTCCTTCCACGGCAAGACCAAGGGCGTGCTGGCGATCACCGACGGCCAGCTCTACCGGGCCGACTTCAAGGTGGCCGACAATGTCGTGCGCGTTCCCTTTGCCGACATCGACGCGGTCGAGCGCCTGTTCAAGAGCGATCCCGAGATCGGCGTGATCGTGCTTGAAACCATCCAGGGCGGCGGCGGCATCATCCAGGCAGAGGCGCAATACTGGCAGAAGCTGCGCGCGCTCTGCGACCGGCATGGCGTGCTGTGGGTCGCCGACGAAGTGCAGTGCGGCTATGGCCGCTCCGGCCGTTTCTACGCCTTCGAGCACTATGGCGTGGTGCCGGATGTGACGGCGCTGGCGAAATCGCTCGGCGGCGGCAAGGCGGCGGTCGGCGCCATGATCGCCAGGCGCGACGTCCACATGAAGGCCTATGGCACGCCGAAGACGGCGATGATCCATGCCATGGCGACGTTCGGCGGCATGGGCGAGGCCTGCGTCACCGCGATCGAGGCACTGAACGTCCTCTATGACGAGGGCCTGATCGACAATGCGGCTTCGACTGGCGACTACCTCCTGCAGCGGCTGCAGGCGCTCAAGGCGAAATATCCGAAGATCATCAAGGATGTGCGCGGCAAGGGCTTCATGGTCGGGCTCGAGTTTCACGATTTCTCGCACACCTTGCCGATGGTGCTGCGTCCGGTGGTGAGCGTGCTCGACGACAAGCTGAAGGGCTCGCTCTCCGGCTTCGTCGGCTCGCTGCTCCTGCGCGACTGCGACGTGCTCGTCGCCTTCACCGAATACAACCGCAACGTTATCCGGCTCGAGCCGCCGCTGATCTGCCAGCGCGAGCATGTCGATCGTTTCGTCGATGCCTTCGACAGCCTGCTGTCGCGCGGCATCGTGGCGATCGTGAAGGATTTCGTGAAGAGCCAGG is a window encoding:
- a CDS encoding NAD(P)-dependent oxidoreductase; the encoded protein is MRHVIFGGDGFVGRHLAPKLADVGENVVVADIVKSDLPHYRSVRFITCDVTDPASVAAVGLRADDMVYNLSAKMLSPIQVRARRHDFFFPVNFHGTEHIIQAMDMAGASKLVHYTTDMIYGHTVVLPMTEEHPVAPLGEYGLSKLRTEELAAEWRKRGMSISLFRPRLIIGPGRLGILEKLFKLIDWNLPVPMIGSGRNPYQFISVFDCAEAARAAWKAGVPNEAYNLGSLNPPPVRKLLGDLIRHAGSRSILLPTPGWAVKRTLDLLDQLNMPIMDPEQYLIADEDCVLDVSKAERQLGWVPQYRDEDMLIAAYSEYRAKKDGHAVATEQVPAE
- a CDS encoding aspartate aminotransferase family protein, encoding MTVMAKPEHKGTRALVEAPALSPATIAKPDLISVEQAKAMDVARITGLFKAHLNPGQLHFMKLLGFHKVKVERAEGMFYIDQNGREILDFFGGFGSLAFGHNHPRILEARKKFQEEKRQEIAIAFMSQYAAALAHNIAKCSPGDLDMVFLGSSGSEAMEAAVKLAERAAGPKRPKIVYAENSFHGKTKGVLAITDGQLYRADFKVADNVVRVPFADIDAVERLFKSDPEIGVIVLETIQGGGGIIQAEAQYWQKLRALCDRHGVLWVADEVQCGYGRSGRFYAFEHYGVVPDVTALAKSLGGGKAAVGAMIARRDVHMKAYGTPKTAMIHAMATFGGMGEACVTAIEALNVLYDEGLIDNAASTGDYLLQRLQALKAKYPKIIKDVRGKGFMVGLEFHDFSHTLPMVLRPVVSVLDDKLKGSLSGFVGSLLLRDCDVLVAFTEYNRNVIRLEPPLICQREHVDRFVDAFDSLLSRGIVAIVKDFVKSQVR